Proteins from a genomic interval of Nocardia sp. BMG51109:
- a CDS encoding SDR family NAD(P)-dependent oxidoreductase — MTGQSELDFGGRVAIVTGAGQGMGREHAVMLASRGARVVVNDIAAARAEETVKRITGAGGTAVPDSHNIVTESADLVQTAIENFERLDIVVNNAGINAYGRFWEMDSDLWWRVFDTSFRGVVEVARHAMPHLIESGSGRLINISSNGLMGLPNDTSYGAAKAAIWGLGNSLVAEAREVGVQVTTLLPVAWTPMTEDAFGNSDSVVRKLMREQFPADAVAAFVTWLAHQDTTVHGEAFEVGGVAAARTVITAMPRLKVAEPTPEAWADNAANLMRDGDLTPLFDASESLRAQMVFLAPEMAKEIPADAADVSGN, encoded by the coding sequence ATGACAGGGCAGAGTGAACTCGACTTCGGCGGACGAGTGGCAATCGTCACCGGGGCCGGGCAGGGAATGGGCCGTGAGCACGCCGTCATGCTCGCATCCCGGGGCGCGAGAGTCGTGGTCAACGACATTGCCGCAGCTCGCGCCGAGGAGACGGTGAAACGGATTACCGGAGCCGGTGGGACGGCGGTACCCGACAGCCACAATATCGTCACCGAGTCGGCGGATCTGGTGCAGACGGCGATCGAGAATTTCGAGCGCCTGGACATCGTGGTCAACAACGCCGGGATCAACGCTTACGGCCGCTTCTGGGAGATGGACAGTGACCTGTGGTGGCGCGTCTTCGATACCAGCTTCCGGGGTGTTGTCGAGGTCGCGCGCCACGCCATGCCGCATCTCATCGAGTCCGGTAGCGGACGCCTGATCAATATCTCTTCGAACGGTTTGATGGGCCTGCCCAACGACACGTCCTACGGCGCTGCCAAAGCCGCGATCTGGGGCCTCGGAAATTCCCTCGTGGCCGAGGCTCGCGAGGTCGGTGTCCAAGTCACCACGCTGCTGCCGGTCGCCTGGACGCCTATGACGGAAGATGCCTTCGGCAACAGCGATTCGGTCGTTCGAAAGCTCATGCGCGAACAGTTTCCGGCCGATGCCGTCGCGGCTTTCGTCACGTGGCTCGCCCACCAGGACACGACTGTTCATGGTGAAGCCTTCGAGGTGGGTGGCGTAGCGGCCGCCCGGACCGTGATCACCGCTATGCCGCGGCTCAAGGTCGCCGAACCCACCCCCGAAGCCTGGGCGGACAACGCTGCGAACCTCATGCGGGACGGAGATCTCACTCCGCTGTTCGACGCGAGCGAGTCGCTCCGTGCACAGATGGTCTTCCTCGCGCCGGAGATGGCGAAGGAAATCCCGGCGGACGCGGCGGATGTTTCCGGCAATTAG
- a CDS encoding flavin reductase family protein, with translation MTRTKVRIFDGDPAVARNAFAQFPSGVAVLAVDIDGRKHALVASSFMVGVSLDPCLGAVAVQKSSETWGLLEDARSIGVSILGKGQSDLTRKLASKDRAARFEQVAVEIGAQGAVFLEDAALWLECSIHEVSEAGDHWLALLEVNKLGLGENEPLIWHGAKFRELVDARSVDVE, from the coding sequence ATGACTCGGACCAAGGTGCGTATTTTCGACGGCGATCCGGCGGTCGCGCGAAACGCGTTCGCACAATTCCCCTCGGGTGTGGCGGTGCTCGCGGTCGACATCGACGGCAGGAAGCACGCGCTCGTCGCCTCGTCGTTCATGGTCGGAGTGTCGCTCGATCCGTGTCTCGGCGCGGTCGCGGTGCAGAAGTCGTCCGAGACGTGGGGCCTGCTCGAGGACGCCCGCTCGATCGGCGTATCGATCCTGGGCAAGGGACAGAGCGACCTGACCCGCAAGCTCGCGAGTAAGGACCGCGCGGCACGTTTCGAGCAGGTCGCCGTCGAGATCGGTGCGCAGGGCGCCGTCTTCCTCGAGGACGCGGCGCTGTGGCTGGAGTGCTCGATCCACGAGGTGTCCGAGGCGGGCGACCACTGGCTGGCCCTGCTCGAGGTGAACAAGCTCGGACTCGGCGAGAACGAGCCGCTCATTTGGCACGGCGCGAAATTCCGCGAGCTGGTCGATGCCCGGTCGGTCGACGTCGAGTAG
- a CDS encoding bifunctional 3,4-dihydroxy-2-butanone-4-phosphate synthase/GTP cyclohydrolase II: MTRLDGIERAVADIAAGKPVVVVDDEDRENEGDLIFAAEKATPELVAFMVRYTSGYLCVPLAGEDCDRLGLPPMFAINQDKHGTAYTVTVDAREGIGTGISAADRAATMRLLADSTTGAADFTRPGHVVPLRAKDGGVLRRPGHTEAAVDLARMAGLRPAGVICEIVSQKDAGAMARTGELRVFADEHGLALISIADLIAWRRKHEKHVVRVADARIPTIHGTFRAVGYRSIYDEVEHVAFVCGDIAGPDGDGSDVLVRVHSECLTGDVFGSLRCDCGPQLDAALEMIAREGRGVVLYMRGHEGRGVGLLHKLQAYQLQDAGADTVDANLQLGLPADSRDYGTGAQILADLGISTMRLLTNNPAKRVGLDSYGLHVTERVPMPLRVNAENLTYLRTKRDRMGHDFIGLDAYESAHPDPAPFSGCRPSIEPVGRVSQPDRRGPNVLSKTSRAYG; encoded by the coding sequence GTGACAAGGCTCGACGGAATCGAGCGCGCGGTTGCCGATATCGCCGCCGGCAAGCCCGTGGTGGTGGTCGATGACGAGGACCGCGAGAACGAGGGCGATCTGATCTTCGCCGCGGAGAAGGCGACGCCCGAACTCGTGGCCTTCATGGTGCGCTACACGTCCGGATATCTGTGCGTCCCGCTTGCCGGCGAGGACTGTGATCGCCTCGGCCTGCCGCCGATGTTCGCCATCAACCAGGACAAACACGGTACGGCGTACACGGTGACGGTCGATGCGCGGGAAGGCATCGGCACCGGCATCTCCGCGGCCGACCGGGCGGCGACCATGCGGCTGCTCGCCGACTCCACCACCGGCGCCGCCGACTTCACCCGGCCCGGCCACGTGGTACCACTTCGCGCGAAAGACGGCGGCGTGCTGCGCCGCCCCGGTCACACGGAGGCCGCCGTCGATCTCGCCCGGATGGCAGGGCTCCGTCCGGCGGGCGTCATCTGCGAGATCGTCAGCCAGAAGGACGCGGGCGCGATGGCACGGACCGGTGAGCTTCGGGTCTTCGCCGATGAGCACGGCCTCGCCCTGATCTCGATCGCCGACCTCATCGCGTGGCGGCGCAAGCACGAGAAGCATGTTGTCCGCGTCGCCGACGCGCGCATTCCGACCATCCACGGCACGTTCCGGGCAGTCGGTTACCGGAGCATCTACGACGAGGTCGAGCACGTCGCGTTCGTGTGCGGAGACATCGCCGGACCGGACGGCGACGGCAGCGACGTTCTCGTCCGCGTGCACTCCGAATGCCTCACCGGTGACGTGTTCGGATCGCTGCGCTGCGACTGCGGGCCCCAGCTCGACGCCGCCCTCGAGATGATCGCGCGGGAGGGTCGCGGAGTCGTGCTGTACATGCGCGGCCACGAAGGCCGCGGCGTCGGCCTACTGCACAAGCTGCAGGCCTACCAGCTGCAGGACGCCGGAGCGGACACTGTCGACGCCAACCTCCAGCTCGGGTTGCCCGCCGACTCCCGCGACTACGGCACCGGGGCGCAGATCCTCGCCGACCTGGGAATCTCGACGATGCGGCTGCTGACGAACAACCCCGCCAAGCGTGTCGGGCTCGACAGCTACGGGCTCCATGTCACCGAGCGCGTGCCGATGCCGCTGCGTGTCAACGCCGAGAACCTCACCTACCTGCGGACCAAACGCGACCGTATGGGCCACGACTTCATCGGCCTCGACGCCTATGAATCCGCACACCCGGACCCCGCACCGTTCTCGGGTTGTCGACCATCGATCGAGCCCGTAGGCCGGGTGAGTCAACCGGACAGGCGAGGCCCGAACGTGCTGAGCAAGACTAGTCGGGCCTACGGCTGA
- a CDS encoding enoyl-CoA hydratase-related protein — protein sequence MDERYERYRTMKFELSDSGVLTVTFLRAEKLNAIDAEFHRELSTVFADIGMDRRVRAVVLTGSGRAFCAGGDLEWIAGETPVTRETTFFEARKIVDDLLNVPQPVVAAVNGAAAGYGFTMALMSDFSIVAEDARLSDPHVVIGLVAGDGGAMMWPILVGMARAKRYLLTGDPVEGRVAAEWGLVTEACPVGDVVPRAKEWAERMAASPPAAVQGTKKALNGVLHLLSGVTLDLGFQAERFSAVSEDHQHLVGAALEARARRRAQTAVRQ from the coding sequence ATGGATGAACGGTATGAGCGGTATCGGACGATGAAGTTCGAGCTGTCGGACAGTGGTGTGCTGACGGTGACGTTTTTGCGTGCCGAGAAGTTGAATGCGATCGATGCCGAATTTCATCGTGAGCTGTCGACGGTGTTTGCCGATATCGGTATGGATCGCCGGGTGCGGGCGGTGGTCCTGACCGGTTCGGGGCGGGCCTTCTGTGCCGGCGGTGATCTGGAATGGATCGCGGGGGAGACTCCGGTGACGAGGGAGACCACGTTTTTCGAGGCCCGGAAGATCGTCGATGATCTGCTGAATGTTCCGCAGCCGGTGGTGGCGGCGGTCAACGGTGCCGCGGCCGGTTATGGGTTCACGATGGCGTTGATGAGTGATTTCAGCATCGTCGCCGAGGATGCGCGATTGTCGGATCCGCATGTGGTGATCGGACTCGTCGCGGGCGACGGCGGGGCGATGATGTGGCCGATTCTCGTCGGTATGGCGCGCGCCAAACGGTATCTGCTGACCGGGGATCCGGTGGAGGGCCGGGTGGCCGCGGAGTGGGGTCTGGTCACCGAGGCGTGTCCGGTGGGTGATGTTGTTCCGCGGGCGAAGGAGTGGGCCGAGCGGATGGCGGCGTCGCCGCCTGCTGCGGTGCAGGGGACGAAGAAGGCGCTCAACGGTGTGCTGCACCTGTTGTCGGGTGTGACGCTGGATCTCGGGTTTCAGGCCGAGCGGTTTTCCGCGGTGTCCGAGGATCACCAGCATCTGGTCGGGGCGGCGCTCGAGGCCCGTGCTCGTCGTCGTGCGCAGACCGCGGTCCGACAGTGA
- a CDS encoding long-chain-fatty-acid--CoA ligase has product MKPLEPASVPGLMMDVDLNIALLLRRMRAIHHGSRVFSRSASRPGGPSRQTTFGAVLDRSERLAAALARLGVQPGDRVGSLAWNTQEHLEIYYAVMGMGAVLHTANPRLHEDQLAYTIDHARDTVLIVEPGFRSRIEGLRHRLPHLRQVVVIGAADQDLAPGEIGFEDLIAQVREPMAPVDVDERAAAALCYTSGTTGNPKGVLYSHRSIVLHALSMAGHDVFRISERDTVLGLVPLFHALGWGLPFVCGLTGADMVLPGPNLAPEAVAELISEHRVTWAGGVPTVWMDLLRVIHERASGSSPVDSSSLQTIVGGGTAVPEALMRAYAALGIDFVQGWGMTEVFPGATMVTPSAMADTDDGWRARTSAGRISPLYEMRAVAADGAELFRDGNTVGELEIRGPMVAGAYLDSDVGADRFHDGWLRTGDVGTIDANGWVRITDRLKDAIKSGGEWISSLDLESALMAHPSVREAAVVGRPDERWGERPAAFVVTDGTVETDELRDHLTGRVAKWWIPDDFRLVESIPRNSTGKFDKKTLREALENPA; this is encoded by the coding sequence GTGAAACCACTCGAGCCGGCATCCGTGCCGGGCCTCATGATGGACGTGGACCTGAACATCGCGCTGTTGCTGCGGAGGATGCGTGCCATCCACCACGGGTCGCGGGTGTTCTCCAGGTCGGCGAGCCGTCCCGGCGGGCCCTCGCGGCAGACGACCTTCGGTGCGGTCCTGGATCGTTCGGAGCGCCTCGCCGCGGCGTTGGCGCGGTTGGGCGTGCAGCCGGGGGACCGGGTCGGCAGTCTGGCGTGGAACACCCAGGAGCATCTCGAGATCTACTACGCGGTCATGGGCATGGGTGCGGTGCTGCACACGGCCAACCCGAGGTTGCACGAGGACCAGCTGGCATACACGATCGACCACGCGCGGGACACCGTGCTGATCGTGGAGCCGGGGTTCCGATCCCGGATCGAAGGTCTGCGGCATCGGCTGCCGCACCTCCGGCAGGTGGTCGTCATCGGGGCTGCCGACCAGGACCTCGCTCCCGGCGAGATCGGTTTCGAGGATTTGATCGCGCAGGTGCGCGAGCCGATGGCGCCGGTCGACGTCGACGAGCGGGCCGCGGCGGCCCTCTGCTACACCTCCGGTACGACCGGGAACCCGAAGGGGGTCCTGTACTCCCATCGGTCGATCGTCCTGCACGCATTGTCCATGGCCGGTCACGACGTCTTCCGGATCAGCGAGCGGGACACCGTCCTCGGGCTGGTTCCGCTGTTCCATGCTTTGGGGTGGGGGTTGCCCTTCGTCTGCGGCCTCACGGGCGCCGACATGGTCCTGCCCGGACCGAACCTGGCGCCGGAGGCGGTGGCCGAGCTGATCTCCGAGCACCGCGTCACCTGGGCGGGCGGCGTACCCACCGTCTGGATGGACCTGCTGCGAGTGATCCATGAGCGGGCATCGGGCAGCTCCCCGGTCGACTCGTCGAGTCTGCAGACCATCGTCGGCGGAGGGACCGCGGTGCCGGAGGCACTCATGCGCGCCTACGCCGCCCTCGGGATCGACTTCGTCCAGGGCTGGGGCATGACCGAGGTCTTCCCCGGAGCCACCATGGTCACGCCGTCGGCCATGGCCGATACCGACGACGGGTGGCGGGCGCGCACGTCGGCCGGCCGCATCTCGCCCCTCTACGAGATGCGTGCCGTCGCCGCCGACGGCGCGGAGCTGTTCAGAGACGGAAACACCGTGGGCGAGTTGGAGATTCGCGGTCCCATGGTGGCCGGCGCCTATCTCGACTCCGATGTCGGTGCGGACAGGTTCCACGACGGCTGGCTGCGCACCGGGGACGTCGGGACCATCGATGCGAACGGGTGGGTGCGGATCACCGACCGGCTCAAGGACGCGATCAAGTCCGGTGGCGAGTGGATCAGCTCCCTGGACCTGGAGTCGGCGCTGATGGCCCATCCATCGGTGCGTGAGGCGGCCGTCGTCGGCCGCCCGGACGAGCGCTGGGGCGAGCGACCGGCCGCCTTCGTCGTGACCGACGGAACGGTCGAAACGGACGAGCTACGCGACCACCTGACGGGACGCGTGGCGAAGTGGTGGATCCCGGACGATTTCCGTCTCGTCGAGAGCATTCCGCGGAACAGCACCGGAAAGTTCGACAAGAAGACCTTGAGAGAGGCGCTCGAGAATCCGGCCTGA
- a CDS encoding enoyl-CoA hydratase/isomerase family protein: MDPGRFPSRREHSAEQHRKVRQEDLERGARESGLTPHAAAGASGNFFTPVTSKEMVYMTVLDDYREKYRHLKFGRDENGILEIRLHSDDDSLQLLVPQHRELTRAFRDIALDRENRVVLITGTGAEFIGPQPTADSGQIMTVIPDYSAEYSVWEQDAWTDHRELVNALLDIQVPVIAAVNGPARRHCEIPLFSDIIIASDTASFEDSGHFAFEDMAPGDGSHIWTTALLGINRARSYMLTGEIITAEEALRWGLVKEVLPPEQVLERAREIARGIAEKSDTTLRFTRALMIQPLKKQVLELLGLGLAYEAFGALGKRA; the protein is encoded by the coding sequence GTGGATCCCGGACGATTTCCGTCTCGTCGAGAGCATTCCGCGGAACAGCACCGGAAAGTTCGACAAGAAGACCTTGAGAGAGGCGCTCGAGAATCCGGCCTGACGCCCCACGCTGCCGCCGGAGCCTCGGGAAATTTTTTTACCCCTGTAACCTCGAAGGAGATGGTTTACATGACCGTACTGGACGACTACCGCGAGAAGTACCGGCACCTGAAGTTCGGCCGCGACGAGAACGGAATTCTCGAGATCCGGCTACATTCCGATGACGACTCGCTTCAGCTGCTGGTCCCGCAGCATCGCGAATTGACGCGTGCATTCCGTGACATAGCACTCGATCGCGAAAACCGGGTCGTGCTCATCACCGGAACCGGAGCGGAATTCATCGGTCCGCAACCGACCGCCGACAGTGGCCAGATCATGACGGTGATCCCCGACTATTCGGCGGAATATTCGGTGTGGGAGCAGGATGCGTGGACGGATCATCGCGAGTTGGTCAACGCCCTGCTGGATATTCAGGTACCGGTGATCGCGGCGGTGAACGGTCCCGCTCGACGGCATTGCGAGATCCCGCTTTTCTCCGACATCATCATCGCTTCCGACACGGCGTCGTTCGAGGACTCGGGACACTTCGCGTTCGAGGATATGGCACCGGGCGACGGTTCCCACATCTGGACGACCGCACTGCTCGGAATCAACCGCGCGCGTTCCTACATGCTCACCGGTGAGATCATCACCGCCGAGGAGGCGCTTCGCTGGGGCCTCGTCAAAGAGGTACTTCCTCCCGAACAGGTGCTCGAGCGCGCTCGGGAGATCGCACGTGGAATTGCCGAAAAATCGGATACGACGCTGCGTTTCACCCGTGCGCTCATGATTCAGCCCCTCAAGAAGCAGGTGCTCGAGCTGCTGGGGCTCGGGCTTGCCTACGAGGCTTTCGGCGCACTCGGTAAGCGCGCCTGA
- a CDS encoding SDR family NAD(P)-dependent oxidoreductase, which translates to MNDFAATASKISDPLFDVADKVAIVTGASSGLGRQFATALARRGAYVVAVARRADPLFALVEQYPEHILAVSADVTEDDRIRDVIDRTVEWRGTIDIVVNNAGITSIQPAEDEDAETFGKVLDVNLVALYRLCHLAGRRMLEQGEGTIINIASINGLVASWSIPQAGYCASKGAVISLTRELAAQWADRGIRVNALAPGYFRSELTEELFTSSAGERRFRRMPMRRGGREDELNGALVFLASNASSYMTGQTLVIDGGWTAV; encoded by the coding sequence ATGAACGATTTCGCAGCAACGGCATCGAAAATAAGCGACCCGCTGTTCGATGTCGCCGATAAAGTAGCGATCGTCACCGGCGCAAGCTCCGGTCTCGGTCGACAGTTCGCCACGGCTCTGGCCCGGCGTGGTGCCTACGTTGTGGCCGTGGCACGGCGGGCCGATCCGCTCTTCGCGCTGGTCGAGCAATACCCGGAACACATCCTCGCCGTCTCGGCGGATGTCACGGAGGACGACCGGATCCGCGACGTCATCGACCGCACCGTAGAATGGCGCGGCACGATCGACATCGTCGTCAACAACGCCGGTATCACCTCGATTCAGCCGGCCGAGGACGAGGACGCGGAAACGTTCGGCAAAGTACTGGACGTGAACCTGGTCGCGCTCTATCGCCTGTGCCACCTCGCCGGACGTCGCATGCTGGAACAGGGAGAGGGAACGATCATCAACATCGCCTCGATCAACGGCCTGGTGGCCAGCTGGTCGATTCCCCAGGCGGGCTACTGCGCCAGCAAAGGCGCGGTGATCAGCTTGACTCGCGAACTCGCCGCGCAGTGGGCCGACCGCGGTATCCGGGTCAATGCCCTGGCGCCGGGATACTTTCGCAGCGAGCTGACCGAAGAGCTGTTCACCAGTAGTGCCGGTGAGCGCCGGTTCCGCCGTATGCCGATGCGGCGCGGGGGACGGGAGGACGAACTCAACGGTGCCCTGGTGTTCCTCGCCAGCAACGCGTCGTCGTATATGACGGGGCAAACGCTCGTCATCGATGGCGGTTGGACAGCTGTATGA
- a CDS encoding SDR family NAD(P)-dependent oxidoreductase produces MNMQVSLEGKVALVTGSGQGIGAAIATQLAQSGAHVAVCDLRGDRADAVARDLSERGLHARAFTCDVTSPEAVSALARSVTADLGPIDIVVNNVGWAGDDPFVSLGVEQIRNLVDVNLMSTMFVCHEIGAGMIERGAGRIVNIASDAGRVGSGGQAVYAATKGAVIAFTKSLAREWAKRGITANCVSPGATDTPLWAHDTSDRIKSTLLSTIPLKRVGRTEEIATAVTFLVSDQAGYITGQVLSVSGGLTMVD; encoded by the coding sequence ATGAACATGCAGGTGTCCCTCGAGGGGAAGGTCGCGCTGGTGACCGGATCGGGTCAGGGCATCGGAGCCGCCATCGCCACGCAGCTGGCGCAGTCGGGCGCGCACGTCGCCGTCTGCGACCTGAGGGGCGACCGCGCGGACGCCGTGGCACGGGACCTGTCGGAGCGGGGCCTGCACGCCCGCGCATTCACCTGCGACGTCACCTCACCGGAGGCGGTGTCGGCATTGGCGCGCAGCGTCACCGCCGACCTCGGTCCTATCGATATCGTGGTGAACAACGTGGGATGGGCGGGCGATGACCCGTTCGTCTCACTCGGCGTCGAGCAGATCCGCAACCTCGTCGATGTCAATCTCATGTCGACGATGTTCGTCTGCCACGAAATCGGCGCGGGCATGATCGAACGTGGCGCCGGCCGAATCGTCAACATCGCCAGCGACGCCGGCCGGGTCGGTAGCGGCGGGCAGGCCGTCTACGCCGCCACCAAGGGCGCAGTCATCGCCTTCACCAAATCACTGGCCCGAGAGTGGGCCAAGCGCGGTATCACCGCGAACTGCGTGTCCCCCGGCGCCACCGACACGCCGCTGTGGGCCCACGACACATCCGACCGCATCAAGTCCACGCTGCTGTCGACCATCCCCCTCAAACGAGTCGGCCGGACCGAAGAGATCGCCACCGCGGTCACCTTCCTCGTCTCCGACCAGGCCGGCTACATCACCGGTCAGGTACTCAGCGTGAGCGGTGGCCTGACCATGGTCGATTGA
- a CDS encoding TetR/AcrR family transcriptional regulator: protein MTSSSRTVGRPREPDLDERVLDAARTVYGDRGWSGFTVDEVARRAGVGKGSLYLRWPNKAALLVDAVRSAAPSVGNINLGNLELDLREFARQWMAFVRSVEGSMVTRLSMDRQSNEELAAVIGEHDYPDYIRSTRALVRRAIERGELDHSVKPTLIADLVAGAITTHVRSTPPGLAEVAHTESYVTELVDTVLRGVGYRNPSAQDSPAS, encoded by the coding sequence ATGACGTCATCGTCACGCACGGTCGGACGGCCACGAGAACCTGATCTCGACGAGCGGGTCCTGGACGCAGCCAGGACGGTGTACGGCGATCGCGGGTGGAGCGGTTTCACCGTGGACGAGGTGGCCCGGCGCGCCGGTGTCGGCAAGGGGTCGCTGTACCTGCGCTGGCCCAACAAGGCGGCACTGCTGGTCGACGCCGTTCGCTCGGCCGCCCCCTCGGTGGGAAACATCAACCTGGGCAACCTCGAGCTGGATCTCCGGGAGTTCGCCAGGCAGTGGATGGCGTTCGTCCGGAGCGTCGAAGGCTCCATGGTCACCCGCCTTTCGATGGACAGGCAGTCCAACGAGGAGCTGGCCGCGGTCATCGGCGAGCACGACTATCCGGACTACATTCGTTCGACCCGGGCCCTCGTCCGGCGAGCGATCGAGCGTGGCGAGCTGGACCACAGCGTCAAGCCCACCCTCATCGCCGATCTCGTCGCAGGCGCCATCACGACCCACGTTCGGAGCACGCCACCGGGGTTGGCCGAGGTCGCCCACACCGAGAGCTATGTGACGGAACTCGTGGACACGGTGCTACGCGGCGTGGGCTACCGCAATCCTTCCGCGCAGGACTCCCCCGCATCGTGA
- a CDS encoding enoyl-CoA hydratase/isomerase family protein — protein sequence MANPNDPTSAPLESRLVDGVLTLTMNRPAVKNALDAGQWRRLAVALGDAAHDTSVRAVVLTGANGVFSSGGELGADGPAHPLDRMRIISATAVALHDFPKPTIAKVPGPAIGGGWNLALCCDLVVCSSNATFAQIFPRRGLSIDVGGSWLLPRLIGMQKAKLLTMTGDVLTAAEVERLGLVTRVVEPGDLDSVVESLAGRLAAGPPVAMSLTKSLLHHAAGTDFSGSLEAEAMAQAVNFAGEDIESGLRAFKAKTTPTFTGRWRFE from the coding sequence ATGGCGAATCCGAACGATCCGACGTCCGCCCCGCTGGAGAGCAGGCTGGTCGACGGGGTCCTCACCCTCACCATGAACAGGCCCGCGGTGAAGAATGCGCTGGATGCCGGCCAGTGGCGCCGCCTGGCCGTCGCGCTCGGCGACGCAGCGCACGACACCAGCGTGCGCGCGGTGGTTCTGACGGGCGCCAACGGGGTGTTTTCGTCCGGGGGTGAGTTGGGTGCCGACGGTCCCGCGCATCCGTTGGACCGTATGCGGATCATCTCGGCGACGGCGGTGGCCCTGCACGACTTCCCGAAGCCGACGATCGCGAAGGTGCCGGGCCCGGCGATCGGCGGCGGCTGGAACCTCGCATTGTGCTGTGACCTCGTCGTCTGCTCGAGCAACGCCACGTTCGCACAGATCTTCCCGCGGCGGGGGCTGTCCATCGATGTCGGCGGGTCGTGGCTGCTGCCCCGTCTGATCGGGATGCAGAAGGCGAAGCTGCTGACGATGACGGGCGATGTCCTGACTGCGGCGGAGGTCGAACGGTTGGGGCTGGTCACCCGGGTCGTCGAACCCGGCGACCTCGATTCCGTCGTCGAATCGCTCGCCGGGCGCCTGGCCGCCGGTCCGCCGGTCGCCATGTCCTTGACGAAGTCTCTCCTGCACCATGCGGCCGGCACGGACTTCTCGGGCAGCCTCGAGGCCGAGGCGATGGCTCAAGCGGTGAACTTCGCCGGCGAGGACATCGAGAGCGGGCTGCGGGCCTTCAAGGCCAAGACGACGCCGACCTTCACGGGGCGCTGGCGCTTCGAGTAG
- a CDS encoding crotonase/enoyl-CoA hydratase family protein, whose translation MMNPLGGGREPHTDDVVTRQRGNVLLITINRPQARNAINRVVAEAIGEALDTAEADPAVRAIVLTGAGDRAFCAGADLKALADGEDIHPAGPRARWGFAGYVDHPVSKPTIAAVNGFALGGGTELALASDLVVAADTAQFGLPEVRRGLVAAAGGAFRLAQQIPRKVALEMVFTGAQISAARALELGLVTRVVPQDQVLPAALELADAIAANAPLAVQATKRIAGGITDGGVERDAADWARNRVEAGRVRLSQDAEEGIRAFVEKRPPNWTGR comes from the coding sequence ATGATGAACCCGCTCGGAGGCGGTCGCGAGCCGCACACCGATGACGTAGTGACCCGGCAGCGCGGCAATGTCCTGCTGATCACGATCAACCGGCCACAAGCACGCAATGCCATCAACCGCGTGGTCGCCGAGGCCATCGGCGAGGCACTCGACACCGCCGAGGCCGACCCGGCGGTGCGAGCGATCGTCTTGACCGGTGCGGGTGATCGGGCATTCTGCGCCGGGGCAGATCTCAAGGCGCTGGCCGATGGGGAAGACATCCACCCTGCGGGCCCCCGCGCTCGCTGGGGTTTCGCCGGGTATGTCGATCACCCGGTCAGCAAGCCAACCATCGCCGCGGTCAACGGGTTCGCCCTCGGTGGCGGCACCGAATTGGCGCTGGCCAGCGACTTGGTCGTCGCGGCGGACACCGCCCAGTTCGGCCTGCCCGAAGTGCGGCGCGGTCTGGTGGCCGCCGCGGGTGGCGCGTTCCGATTGGCGCAGCAGATTCCCCGCAAGGTCGCCTTGGAAATGGTGTTCACCGGTGCGCAGATCTCGGCCGCACGGGCCTTGGAGCTGGGACTGGTAACCCGGGTCGTTCCGCAGGACCAGGTCCTTCCGGCGGCACTCGAACTGGCCGACGCCATCGCGGCCAACGCGCCGCTGGCGGTGCAGGCCACCAAGCGTATTGCGGGTGGAATCACCGATGGAGGTGTGGAGCGCGACGCCGCCGATTGGGCTCGCAACCGTGTCGAAGCGGGGCGCGTGCGGCTCTCGCAGGACGCGGAGGAAGGGATTCGGGCCTTCGTCGAAAAACGACCACCGAACTGGACGGGACGATGA